Proteins found in one Rhodovulum sp. MB263 genomic segment:
- a CDS encoding multidrug efflux SMR transporter — MAWICLFAAGILEIVWAFSMKKSAGFTLVTPTIITLITMLASFGLLSVAMKSLPLGTAYTIWTGIGAVGAFVVGIVVLGEAITPARIIAALLIISGIIMMKLASAD, encoded by the coding sequence ATGGCCTGGATCTGTCTTTTTGCGGCCGGTATCCTGGAGATCGTCTGGGCATTCTCGATGAAGAAGTCCGCCGGTTTCACGCTTGTCACCCCGACAATCATCACCCTCATCACGATGCTCGCCAGCTTCGGGCTGTTATCCGTGGCGATGAAGTCGCTTCCGCTCGGCACGGCCTACACGATCTGGACGGGGATCGGTGCCGTTGGCGCATTCGTCGTCGGGATCGTCGTTCTGGGAGAGGCGATCACGCCGGCCCGGATCATTGCGGCGCTTCTCATCATCAGCGGCATCATCATGATGAAGCTGGCCAGCGCCGACTAG